The Miscanthus floridulus cultivar M001 chromosome 17, ASM1932011v1, whole genome shotgun sequence genome has a window encoding:
- the LOC136516481 gene encoding transcription factor MYBC1-like, translated as MREEAEPSWFARGGGEEQQLPRPDELMPLTQTLITPDLAVAFDIATHGGGAGAGAGAGAGACAGGGPDINGGGGGVSSAAGSSGGGGGGAGDEPARTLKRPRLVWTPQLHKRFVDAVGHLGIKNAVPKTIMQLMSVDGLTRENVASHLQKYRLYLKRMQGLGGGGGGGGGAGGSHSSGSGIDAATEHLFATEPVPFLPPGHGHRAPVNTYPPFSPMGGAAHHHHQHHAPQIGHFHHPAAARPLGHHYGGAAAGAGFDHGGFLSRVAAPPVVGPPGMHHHRMVGAGAGMGMGMMAPASFADEMDLGSRGAVGSGGRRELTLFPTSGDH; from the coding sequence ATGAGGGAGGAGGCGGAGCCCAGCTGGttcgcgcgcggcggcggcgaggagcagCAGCTCCCGCGGCCGGACGAGCTGATGCCGCTCACGCAGACGCTCATCACGCCCGATCTCGCCGTCGCCTTCGACATCGccacgcacggcggcggcgcgggggcgggggcgggcgccggcgccggcgcctgcgCAGGCGGCGGGCCCGACATCaacggcggcggaggaggcgtGTCGTCGGCCGCGGGCTCCAGCggtggcgggggcggcggcgccggcgacgaGCCGGCGCGGACGCTCAAGCGCCCGCGCCTCGTGTGGACGCCGCAGCTGCACAAGCGCTTCGTCGACGCCGTGGGGCACCTCGGCATCAAGAACGCCGTGCCCAAGACCATAATGCAGCTGATGAGCGTCGACGGCCTCACGCGCGAGAACGTCGCGTCCCACCTCCAGAAGTACCGCCTCTACCTCAAGCGCATGCAGGGGCTCGGCGGCGGagggggaggcggaggcggcgcgggGGGAAGCCACTCCTCCGGCTCCGGCATCGACGCCGCCACCGAGCACCTCTTTGCCACGGAGCCCGTCCCCTTCCTCCCGCCGGGCCACGGCCACCGCGCGCCCGTCAACACCTACCCGCCCTTCTCCCCCATGGGCGGCGccgcgcaccaccaccaccagcaccacgCGCCGCAGATCGGTCACTTCCAccaccccgccgccgcgcgcccacTCGGCCACCACTACGGTGGCGCCGCCGCTGGCGCCGGTTTCGACCACGGCGGCTTCCTGAGCCGCGTCGCCGCGCCGCCCGTCGTCGGCCCGCCCGGGATGCACCACCACCGCAtggtcggcgccggcgccgggatggggatggggatgatGGCGCCCGCCTCCTTCGCCGACGAGATGGACCTCGGATCCCGAGGCGCTGTCGGCAGCGGCGGCCGCCGCGAGCTCACGCTGTTCCCGACGTCCGGGGACCACTGA
- the LOC136516421 gene encoding uncharacterized protein, whose translation MSTSPAAAAVDEAARATETVVVDERVASHVDPFLVEALDNPRHRLMVLRMELDIQNFMQNPQLQEFEFQNYPTSYLRCAAHRVAQHYGLETIVADSLVEGSVSRIVARKTPESRYPAIALSEVPSRQARNDHEAAEKLKFVIYQRPKAFQNGSADSRNMNGAPKTVEERIEEYNKARARIFSGSISADSDAAIVLGTLSTGRDEPVNVEPSVDEIKVSTMNSHSRVAVFKDTEKDRSDPDYDRNYTRYVRSPVPDFNLSPGAFNFVVPQFMQYGVGYVQSPGISTNQPTVYFGQPGLAMGSSGAAVYPHWPTPAMMYPHCYDNVGPMISQVPLYQSFNHG comes from the exons ATGAGCAcctctcccgccgccgccgccgtcgacgagGCCGCGCGGGCGACGGAGACGGTGGTGGTCGACGAGAGGGTCGCCTCACACGTGGACCCGTTCCTCGTCGAGGCGCTCGACAACCCTCGCCATCGCCTCATGG TTCTACGGATGGAACTGGATATACAAAACTTTATGCAGAATCCTCAGCTGCAGGAGTTCGAATTCCAGAACTACCCGACTTCTTACCTCCGCTGTGCTGCTCATCGTGTTGCGCAACATTATGGCTTAGAGACTATAGTAGCAGATAGTTTAGTAGAAGGCTCAGTTAGCAGGATTGTTGCAAGAAAAACACCAGAAAGCAGGTATCCTGCAATTGCTTTATCAGAAGTTCCTAGCAGACAAGCAAGAAATGATCATGAAGCGGCAGAGAAGCTTAAGTTTGTCATCTATCAAAGGCCCAAAGCATTCCAAAATGGAAGCGCTGATTCTAGAAACATGAATGGTGCACCAAAAACTGTTGAAGAGAGAATAGAGGAATATAATAAAGCACGAGCGCGCATCTTCAGTGGTTCCATTTCTGCAGATTCTGATGCTGCAATTGTTTTGGGAACTCTTTCCACTGGCAGAGATGAGCCAGTAAATGTTGAGCCTTCTGTTGATGAAATCAAAGTCAGCACAATGAACAGCCATTCCAGAGTTGCTGTTTTTAAGGATACTGAAAAGGATCGTAGTGACCCAGACTACGATCGAAACTACACAAG GTATGTTAGGAGCCCAGTGCCTGACTTCAACTTGAGCCCAGGTGCCTTCAACTTTGTTGTGCCTCAGTTTATGCAGTACGGCGTTGGTTATGTGCAATCTCCTGGCATATCCACAAACCAGCCTACTGTGTACTTTGGCCAGCCTGGTCTAGCAATGGGGTCTTCTGGAGCTGCTGTTTACCCACATTGGCCAACGCCAGCAATGATGTATCCCCATTGCTATGATAATGTTGGTCCAATGATATCTCAG GTTCCTCTGTACCAATCTTTCAACCATGGTTAG